A part of Halobacillus shinanisalinarum genomic DNA contains:
- a CDS encoding APC family permease, translating to MDKSFSKSMSLVDVLFLSMGAMLGWGWVVLSGQWISTAGFAGSAIAFLLGGLLVIFIGLTYAELASAIPETGGGLVFVLRAFNKKLSFMSAWAVLFGYVSVITFEAVALPTVIDFIIPFEHQGYLWTLGGWDVYLTWVLIGSIGAFLLTSLNYFGIKPATILQSVFTIIVVLIGLLLVFGAIKNGDAENMQPLFDNGFGGIMSVLVMIPFLFVGFDVIPQIASEIKSPPKFIGRILIISIITSIIFYVLIAFGVSIGLTPFELMTTELATADAMVNLFRSQLFGTILVLGGVAGIITSWNAFIIGGSRILYAMAIRDMIPKWFAHVHPKYKTPTHAIVFLGILAFLAPLLGRSALNWFVNAGGVGIVVGYLIVSISFLKLRKIEPELIRPYKIKYWKTTGILAIMLSTLFISFYFPGMPSGLLWPMEWAILGGWCLLGFGLYWFGVKRTRPTKRELSTDADKRQSS from the coding sequence ATGGATAAAAGTTTTTCAAAGTCCATGTCATTGGTGGATGTTCTGTTCCTTTCCATGGGCGCGATGCTTGGCTGGGGATGGGTTGTCCTTTCCGGTCAGTGGATATCCACAGCCGGATTTGCTGGAAGCGCTATAGCGTTTCTTTTGGGAGGATTACTCGTTATTTTTATCGGTCTTACGTATGCAGAACTAGCTTCTGCCATTCCTGAAACCGGTGGAGGTCTAGTCTTTGTATTACGTGCTTTTAATAAAAAACTTAGCTTCATGTCTGCCTGGGCTGTCTTGTTCGGCTATGTATCTGTTATTACCTTTGAAGCAGTAGCGTTGCCAACAGTAATTGATTTCATCATTCCCTTCGAACACCAAGGATATCTGTGGACATTAGGGGGATGGGATGTTTACCTTACTTGGGTATTAATCGGATCGATTGGAGCCTTTCTACTGACATCGCTAAACTATTTTGGAATTAAACCAGCAACTATCCTTCAGAGTGTTTTCACAATTATAGTTGTTCTGATTGGCCTATTACTAGTCTTCGGTGCTATAAAGAACGGGGATGCGGAAAACATGCAGCCATTATTTGATAATGGTTTTGGAGGTATAATGTCAGTTCTCGTGATGATCCCGTTTCTATTTGTCGGTTTCGATGTCATTCCGCAAATAGCCTCTGAAATAAAATCCCCCCCAAAGTTCATCGGCCGGATATTGATCATATCGATTATTACATCGATCATTTTTTACGTGCTGATTGCTTTTGGTGTTTCAATTGGATTAACGCCATTTGAACTTATGACCACTGAACTTGCTACTGCCGACGCAATGGTCAACCTATTCAGGAGTCAGCTGTTCGGAACCATTCTTGTTTTAGGCGGTGTTGCAGGTATTATCACTAGCTGGAACGCCTTTATAATTGGCGGAAGTCGTATCCTATATGCAATGGCTATTAGGGATATGATCCCTAAATGGTTTGCTCACGTCCATCCTAAATACAAAACACCGACACACGCTATTGTTTTTTTAGGCATTCTTGCTTTCTTAGCGCCACTATTAGGCCGATCTGCTCTAAACTGGTTCGTAAATGCTGGCGGTGTCGGAATTGTTGTGGGATATTTGATTGTTTCCATATCCTTTTTGAAACTCAGAAAAATAGAACCTGAGTTGATACGCCCCTACAAGATAAAGTATTGGAAAACAACCGGCATACTTGCCATTATGTTAAGTACCCTCTTTATTAGTTTTTATTTTCCAGGCATGCCATCAGGACTTCTTTGGCCAATGGAATGGGCTATCTTAGGCGGATGGTGCTTACTTGGTTTTGGTTTATATTGGTTTGGAGTTAAAAGAACTAGACCAACGAAAAGGGAACTTTCAACTGATGCTGATAAGAGGCAAAGCAGCTGA
- a CDS encoding NAD-dependent succinate-semialdehyde dehydrogenase yields MATSINVTNPATGELIQEVKANTETEINQALKKGYESFQKWSKVNAHERSRLLQDWSRKVKENKEEIAELMTLESGKPIKESLGEVDYAASYIDWYAEEAKRVYGRTVPTHSESKRIIVSKQPVGLVAAITPWNFPAAMMTRKAAPALAAGCTFVIKPAEETPLTTIRLIELAHETGIPSDVLQCVNGFGSEVGPLFTDSEYVRKLTFTGSTPVGKLLIKNSTDTVKHVSMELGGHAPLIIAEDADLNLAVEQTIASKFRNAGQTCICVNRVLVHERIAEEYAEKLTNEVRKLKVGDGLEKDTQVGPVINEQGFDKIVSQVNDAIDKGAEVLYGNHYQSNKERGCFFVHPTILKNVDVNMKIMHEETFGPVIPITTYQENEQAVTIANSTPFGLAAYFFTNDYRVGTFFHEHLDFGIIGWNDGAPSAAHAPFGGMKESGLGREGGSEGIEPYLETKYVSIGNLS; encoded by the coding sequence ATGGCAACATCCATCAACGTAACAAATCCTGCAACAGGAGAACTCATTCAAGAAGTGAAGGCAAATACGGAAACAGAGATAAATCAGGCCTTAAAAAAAGGTTATGAAAGTTTTCAAAAATGGTCCAAAGTAAATGCTCATGAACGTTCAAGATTGTTACAGGATTGGTCACGAAAGGTAAAGGAAAATAAAGAAGAAATCGCAGAGCTTATGACACTAGAAAGTGGAAAACCTATCAAGGAATCGCTCGGTGAGGTCGACTATGCCGCAAGTTACATTGATTGGTATGCGGAAGAAGCCAAACGAGTATATGGACGTACGGTTCCCACCCATTCTGAATCAAAGCGAATTATCGTAAGCAAGCAGCCCGTAGGATTAGTTGCAGCCATTACCCCATGGAACTTCCCTGCAGCCATGATGACAAGGAAGGCCGCGCCAGCTTTGGCTGCCGGCTGTACTTTTGTCATCAAACCGGCAGAAGAAACACCCTTAACTACGATAAGATTAATCGAACTTGCTCATGAGACTGGTATCCCGTCTGATGTGTTGCAATGCGTCAATGGCTTCGGCAGTGAAGTTGGTCCCCTATTTACAGACAGTGAATATGTAAGAAAATTGACGTTCACTGGTTCTACACCTGTTGGAAAGTTACTAATTAAAAACAGTACAGATACGGTGAAGCATGTTTCCATGGAATTAGGTGGTCACGCGCCGCTGATCATCGCCGAGGATGCTGATCTTAATCTGGCCGTTGAGCAAACTATCGCTTCCAAATTTAGAAATGCCGGGCAAACATGTATCTGCGTCAACCGAGTCCTTGTTCATGAAAGGATTGCAGAAGAATACGCAGAAAAATTAACGAACGAAGTACGCAAATTAAAAGTGGGCGATGGACTGGAGAAAGATACCCAAGTAGGACCCGTGATTAATGAACAGGGCTTTGATAAAATTGTGTCCCAGGTCAATGATGCGATTGATAAAGGGGCTGAAGTGCTGTACGGTAATCACTATCAGTCTAATAAGGAAAGAGGCTGCTTCTTCGTTCATCCAACTATTTTGAAAAATGTAGATGTGAACATGAAGATCATGCATGAAGAAACGTTCGGACCAGTGATCCCGATTACAACCTATCAAGAAAATGAGCAAGCTGTGACGATTGCCAATAGTACTCCCTTTGGACTTGCCGCCTATTTCTTTACGAATGATTATAGAGTAGGTACGTTCTTCCATGAACATTTAGATTTTGGCATTATCGGATGGAACGATGGGGCTCCTTCCGCTGCTCATGCACCTTTCGGGGGCATGAAAGAAAGCGGTCTTGGCCGTGAAGGCGGCTCGGAAGGAATCGAGCCGTACTTAGAAACAAAGTATGTATCGATCGGGAATTTGTCATAA
- the gabT gene encoding 4-aminobutyrate--2-oxoglutarate transaminase — protein sequence MAVVNLTTTEELQNKRNKYIPKGVSNGNLNIAHHAEGATITDLNQNEWIDFAGAIGTLNVGHSHPKVTEAVNKQVEKFLHPGFNVMMYEGYINLAEKLCQITPGDFDKQAMLFNSGAEAVENAIKVSRKYTGRQAVVSFTRGFHGRTNLTMGMTSKVKPYKFGFGPFTPELYQAPSPYLYHKPENLTDNEYIDLKIEEFKEFFTATVAPETVACVVMEPVQGEGGFVIPPKRFVQFVSDFCKEHGMTFVADEIQTGFGRTGKLFGIEHFNVTPDLMTVSKSLAAGLPLSGVVGRTEILNAANPGELGGTYAGNPVACAAALAVIDAIQEEDLLAKSEKLGQSIECKLKELQDRHEYVGEIRRLGSMAAVEIVDNRSNKLPNKHKTAEITKYANEHGLLLLSAGLNGNVIRFLAPLVITDEELSKGLSIVEKAFD from the coding sequence ATGGCAGTAGTTAATCTAACGACAACGGAAGAACTTCAAAATAAACGAAACAAATATATCCCTAAAGGGGTAAGTAATGGGAATCTGAATATTGCGCACCATGCAGAAGGGGCTACGATAACAGATTTAAATCAAAATGAATGGATTGATTTTGCAGGGGCCATCGGAACATTGAATGTGGGCCATAGTCATCCAAAGGTCACAGAAGCAGTAAATAAACAGGTTGAGAAATTTTTGCACCCAGGATTTAATGTCATGATGTATGAGGGGTATATTAATCTAGCCGAAAAACTATGCCAAATTACACCGGGTGATTTTGATAAACAGGCCATGCTGTTTAATTCAGGTGCTGAAGCGGTAGAAAATGCGATAAAGGTTTCCCGTAAATATACCGGCAGACAAGCTGTTGTATCCTTTACTCGCGGCTTTCATGGAAGAACAAATTTGACCATGGGTATGACCAGTAAAGTGAAACCATACAAATTTGGATTCGGTCCATTTACACCGGAATTATACCAGGCTCCCTCTCCTTATCTGTATCACAAGCCAGAGAATTTGACTGATAACGAATATATTGATTTAAAAATTGAAGAATTCAAAGAGTTTTTCACGGCCACAGTTGCTCCGGAAACCGTTGCCTGTGTAGTAATGGAACCTGTTCAAGGTGAAGGTGGATTTGTTATTCCTCCTAAGAGATTCGTTCAGTTTGTAAGTGATTTCTGTAAAGAACATGGCATGACCTTTGTTGCCGATGAGATTCAGACAGGTTTTGGCCGAACAGGGAAGTTATTTGGAATCGAACATTTTAATGTGACCCCTGATCTCATGACGGTTTCTAAATCATTGGCTGCTGGCTTGCCATTAAGCGGAGTTGTCGGCAGAACAGAGATTTTAAATGCAGCGAACCCAGGTGAATTAGGTGGAACGTATGCGGGAAACCCTGTTGCCTGTGCGGCTGCATTAGCTGTCATTGATGCTATCCAAGAAGAAGATTTGCTGGCAAAGTCGGAAAAGCTTGGACAGAGCATTGAATGTAAACTGAAAGAATTACAAGACAGGCATGAATACGTGGGAGAAATTCGCCGCTTAGGTTCCATGGCTGCGGTTGAAATCGTTGATAACCGTTCGAACAAGTTACCTAATAAACATAAAACAGCTGAAATTACCAAATATGCAAACGAACACGGACTACTGCTGCTTTCTGCCGGATTAAATGGAAATGTGATTCGGTTTTTAGCACCACTTGTGATTACAGATGAAGAGTTATCAAAAGGACTATCGATAGTAGAAAAAGCTTTTGACTAA
- the gabR gene encoding MocR-like transcriptional regulator GabR, with translation MIFIKLNKENNSTYIYQQIYEELKKGILGQKMISNEKLPSKRNLAEQLNVSINSVSNAYEQLLAEGYIYTIERKGYYVENITEFINQQDTVKPNLPSDLKEHASHKEGWLSLSHMTADVSMFPFKEWLKCQNKAVKNHKQELSEIAHPQGPYIVRETIARMIALTRGVMCEPEQIVIGTGTQPLIRQLMDVQRNDTRVAIENPGYFRIYQLLKSMNYDVSPAPLDEKGININKVEEIDPNFLFITPSHQFPTGIIMPISRRIELLNWAALSNDRYIVEDDYDSEFKYGTDNIPSLQSLDRNQRVIYTGTFSKTLLPGFRISYMVLPPNLLRVYKKYYSSWIQGSNSFTLYTLHYFIKSEAYARHIKRMNHHYEMKRKNLIKQLRLRFQDGITIKNIPAGLHFLAEFKTERGYEEIEARAKQEQLEIYTIKRFMLKGVTEYNKLELVIGFASIQNEDINEAVDRLYRIMK, from the coding sequence ATGATTTTTATAAAATTAAATAAAGAAAACAACTCTACTTATATCTATCAACAGATTTATGAAGAATTAAAAAAAGGCATATTAGGACAAAAAATGATTAGCAACGAAAAGCTGCCTTCGAAAAGGAATTTGGCGGAGCAATTAAATGTAAGCATTAACTCTGTCTCAAACGCCTATGAACAATTATTGGCCGAGGGATATATTTACACGATTGAAAGAAAAGGGTACTATGTCGAAAATATTACCGAGTTTATTAATCAACAAGACACGGTCAAGCCTAATTTACCAAGTGACTTAAAAGAGCATGCCAGTCATAAGGAAGGCTGGCTATCCCTATCACATATGACCGCGGATGTGTCTATGTTTCCGTTCAAAGAATGGTTGAAATGCCAGAATAAGGCGGTAAAGAATCATAAACAGGAACTCTCAGAAATTGCCCACCCCCAAGGGCCTTATATTGTAAGAGAAACCATCGCCCGTATGATCGCATTAACACGCGGTGTCATGTGTGAACCTGAGCAAATTGTGATTGGGACAGGAACACAACCTTTAATTCGTCAATTAATGGACGTACAGAGGAATGATACCAGGGTTGCCATAGAAAACCCCGGCTACTTCCGTATTTATCAATTGTTAAAAAGTATGAACTATGATGTATCCCCCGCTCCATTAGATGAAAAGGGGATCAATATAAACAAAGTAGAGGAGATTGATCCGAACTTTCTATTTATTACACCCTCACATCAGTTTCCAACCGGCATTATTATGCCTATTTCAAGACGAATTGAACTCCTTAACTGGGCCGCGCTTTCGAATGACCGATACATTGTCGAGGATGACTATGACAGTGAATTTAAATACGGAACAGACAACATTCCGTCCCTGCAAAGTCTGGATCGAAATCAGCGGGTCATCTATACGGGTACATTTTCAAAAACGCTGCTGCCCGGTTTCCGGATCAGCTATATGGTATTACCACCGAATCTGTTGCGGGTATATAAGAAGTATTATTCGAGTTGGATACAAGGCAGTAATTCATTTACTTTGTACACTCTCCACTATTTTATTAAAAGCGAAGCCTACGCGAGACACATTAAGCGAATGAATCATCATTATGAAATGAAAAGAAAGAATTTAATAAAGCAGCTGCGACTGAGATTCCAAGACGGTATAACGATAAAAAATATACCAGCCGGGCTTCATTTTCTTGCTGAGTTTAAAACAGAGAGGGGATATGAGGAAATTGAGGCAAGAGCAAAACAGGAACAATTGGAAATCTATACGATAAAGCGGTTTATGTTAAAAGGGGTTACAGAATATAATAAACTTGAGTTAGTAATTGGTTTTGCAAGTATACAAAATGAGGATATCAATGAGGCTGTAGATAGGTTATATAGAATTATGAAGTGA
- a CDS encoding putative sulfate exporter family transporter, whose translation MIAGQGSPQMKTNDKNAIPWFLFGFLGVMVNNTIVIIPETVTNSLLALSVFLYAPMCILKIIVFCIVNYNSHGTWIL comes from the coding sequence ATAATCGCAGGACAGGGCAGTCCGCAGATGAAAACAAACGATAAAAATGCAATCCCGTGGTTTTTATTTGGTTTTCTGGGCGTAATGGTGAATAATACAATCGTGATTATCCCTGAAACAGTAACGAATAGTCTTTTAGCTCTAAGTGTCTTTTTATATGCCCCCATGTGTATCCTCAAAATCATCGTCTTCTGCATCGTCAATTACAACTCACATGGAACGTGGATTCTTTAA
- a CDS encoding GntR family transcriptional regulator, with amino-acid sequence MSLEFDGPVPLHIQLKKLLKDEIIKGYYKKKIPSERELMDRYSLSRTTVRLAVSELVHEGILEKRHGKGTFISSISVQDWLGSFRSFTETVQDMDMNPDSQLLFHGKKSSPDKIKELLEVDEFYLIERLRFADDLPLAIERHYYPLEIGNQLKRFDLNSAVLYDLLESTLGISLWKAKQKITSGQPSKQDADYLRLDDSSSVLQSERLISDPNGKPVEFLRSSFRPDMYSFSIEMMRTRE; translated from the coding sequence ATGTCGTTGGAATTTGATGGTCCTGTACCATTGCACATACAATTAAAAAAATTACTAAAGGACGAAATTATAAAGGGCTATTATAAGAAAAAGATTCCTAGTGAACGAGAGTTAATGGATCGTTATTCGCTTAGCAGGACAACCGTTCGCTTGGCTGTGTCAGAACTTGTCCATGAGGGAATTTTAGAGAAAAGGCATGGGAAAGGAACCTTCATTTCCAGCATTTCTGTGCAGGATTGGCTTGGATCTTTCAGAAGTTTTACTGAAACCGTGCAGGACATGGATATGAATCCAGATTCTCAATTACTTTTTCATGGAAAAAAATCAAGTCCTGACAAAATTAAAGAGCTCTTAGAAGTGGATGAATTTTATTTAATTGAAAGATTGAGGTTTGCTGATGATCTCCCTTTGGCTATTGAAAGACATTATTATCCTTTGGAAATCGGAAATCAGCTGAAAAGATTTGATTTAAATTCAGCAGTTTTATATGATCTGTTAGAATCAACGCTCGGTATTTCTTTATGGAAAGCTAAACAAAAGATAACTAGTGGTCAGCCTTCTAAACAGGATGCTGACTATTTAAGGCTGGATGATTCTTCGAGTGTCTTACAAAGTGAACGTTTAATTTCAGATCCAAACGGTAAACCGGTGGAATTTTTAAGGAGTTCTTTTAGACCGGATATGTACTCCTTTAGCATTGAAATGATGCGGACTAGAGAATAA
- a CDS encoding iron-containing alcohol dehydrogenase → MSTLSLPREIKVDPGSIHQLGKAVLANGGTKPLIIIDSFLAQAPLNLHEKIRSILHHDQLECTFFSDYTGEPTVDHVQDALNLLDQCSADCIVAVGGGSAIDISKAVSFFGWNPEIKWNDIPIQSRLNRMPLIAVPTTAGTGSEATRVMVITDTQAEVKMNPGHDHLIPDVAILDPELTISLPKHFTVFTGLDALTHAIEAYVSNRSTTMTDLYALEAIRMIGKSLPKVYNDGSDLKERQEMILAGCYAGIAFSNSSTNLAHAAGRPLGTRFHIPHGLSVALLLPFVMQFGLETSDDLYADIAVALGADASEDRNKLAQSAVKIVKDYNEQFGIWEAARNYIKNMDDLNKAIPLLVEDALSGNGINTNRKVPSYGDIEKVYTSLSEKLAETTVGT, encoded by the coding sequence ATGTCCACCTTATCTTTACCAAGAGAAATAAAGGTTGATCCTGGAAGTATTCATCAGTTGGGCAAAGCAGTCTTAGCAAATGGCGGAACAAAACCCTTAATTATTATTGATTCTTTTCTAGCACAAGCTCCTTTAAATCTTCACGAAAAAATCCGTTCTATACTTCACCACGATCAATTAGAATGTACATTCTTCAGTGACTATACCGGGGAACCTACAGTGGATCATGTTCAAGATGCTCTTAACCTTTTAGATCAATGTAGTGCTGACTGTATTGTTGCCGTGGGTGGCGGCAGTGCCATTGATATCTCCAAAGCGGTCTCCTTTTTTGGGTGGAATCCAGAAATCAAGTGGAATGACATTCCTATACAGTCCCGTTTGAATCGGATGCCGTTAATAGCCGTTCCAACTACAGCAGGTACAGGTTCTGAAGCAACTCGGGTGATGGTCATTACTGATACTCAAGCTGAGGTAAAAATGAACCCGGGTCATGATCACTTGATTCCAGATGTAGCGATTTTAGATCCTGAACTAACGATCAGTCTCCCCAAACACTTCACCGTATTTACTGGCTTGGATGCTTTGACGCATGCCATTGAAGCCTATGTTTCCAACCGTTCGACAACCATGACCGATTTGTATGCTTTAGAGGCGATTCGCATGATAGGCAAATCATTGCCAAAGGTGTACAACGATGGTTCTGACCTCAAAGAAAGACAGGAAATGATTTTGGCAGGCTGCTATGCAGGTATTGCCTTTTCCAATTCTTCAACTAATTTAGCTCACGCTGCCGGACGTCCCTTAGGAACTCGGTTTCATATTCCTCATGGTTTAAGTGTTGCTCTTTTACTCCCTTTCGTTATGCAATTTGGCCTGGAAACTTCAGACGATCTCTATGCAGATATTGCTGTTGCTTTGGGGGCAGATGCTTCGGAAGATCGTAATAAACTGGCTCAATCAGCCGTTAAGATCGTCAAAGATTACAATGAACAGTTTGGGATCTGGGAGGCAGCAAGGAACTATATAAAGAATATGGATGACTTAAATAAAGCTATTCCGTTACTCGTTGAAGATGCTTTGTCCGGAAATGGAATTAACACGAATAGAAAAGTACCTTCCTATGGGGATATAGAGAAGGTTTATACATCTTTATCAGAAAAATTGGCTGAAACAACTGTTGGTACATAA
- the xsc gene encoding sulfoacetaldehyde acetyltransferase — MEKVENVLKKQKIRMTPSEAIVETLVAEGVEHISGILGSAFMDMLDLLPTAGIEFIPVRHEQNAAHMEDAFSRVKGKAGVVIGQNGPGITNMVTSVAAANMAHTPMIVISPSAGTPSIGWDGFQECDQVSVFESITKSTVKVTHPSRVADCLRTAFRIAYAERGPVLFDIPRDYFYGEVEDYILEPYQYRIDSRGAGSPEQLDKAAELLSRAENPVIISGRGTVDADGIESVKDIAEHLTAPVANSYMHNDSFPADHPLAVGPIGYMGSKAAMNLLKKADVVLAIGTRLSVFGTLPCYDIDYFPKQANIIQVDINPRNIARTHPVEVGVIGDAREASEEIFKRLKAKMSNSANHSRLAEVTSEKEKWNEELISLAMEEGKPINPRRALLELSRALPENAIVTSDIGNVSSTANAYMTFTQSRKHIAALTFGNCGFAYPAAIGAKIAEPDCPVVAIVGDGAWGMSLHEVSTAVEQNIPVVACVFNNGAWSAEKKNQVDFYNNRFVGSDIEGPDFAEVAKSMGANGIRVERPKDLNQAFETALASDKPTVLNIHVDGTQLAPPFRKDALNKPERLLDKYSHLDHRNW, encoded by the coding sequence ATGGAAAAGGTTGAGAACGTTTTAAAGAAACAGAAGATAAGAATGACGCCTAGTGAAGCAATTGTAGAAACATTGGTAGCTGAAGGGGTTGAACACATTTCCGGGATTCTAGGCTCTGCCTTTATGGATATGTTGGATCTCTTACCGACTGCTGGCATAGAATTCATCCCTGTGCGACATGAACAGAATGCAGCCCATATGGAGGACGCCTTCTCCCGAGTCAAAGGGAAGGCAGGAGTAGTGATCGGGCAAAATGGTCCTGGAATCACCAATATGGTGACATCGGTAGCGGCGGCGAACATGGCGCATACACCGATGATTGTTATTTCTCCATCTGCTGGAACTCCTTCGATTGGATGGGACGGTTTTCAAGAATGTGACCAAGTATCTGTATTTGAATCGATTACAAAATCTACCGTAAAAGTGACGCATCCAAGTCGAGTAGCAGATTGCCTGCGCACTGCGTTTCGGATTGCTTACGCTGAAAGGGGACCAGTCCTATTTGACATCCCCCGCGATTACTTTTATGGCGAGGTTGAAGATTACATTCTTGAACCCTATCAATACAGGATCGATTCACGCGGTGCCGGTTCACCTGAACAGTTGGATAAAGCAGCTGAATTGTTATCCAGGGCAGAGAATCCAGTGATCATTTCCGGACGAGGGACTGTAGATGCTGATGGGATTGAATCAGTCAAAGATATAGCCGAACATTTAACAGCACCTGTTGCAAATTCTTACATGCATAATGACTCATTTCCAGCAGATCATCCGCTAGCTGTCGGTCCGATCGGATACATGGGTTCAAAGGCAGCAATGAATTTATTGAAAAAAGCAGATGTTGTGCTTGCGATCGGCACAAGGCTTTCTGTTTTCGGTACATTACCTTGCTATGATATTGATTATTTTCCAAAACAAGCTAATATCATTCAGGTAGACATTAACCCGCGAAACATTGCTCGGACCCATCCGGTAGAAGTCGGTGTGATCGGGGACGCTCGTGAAGCCAGTGAGGAAATTTTCAAGCGCTTGAAAGCGAAAATGTCTAATTCTGCTAATCATTCACGTCTCGCTGAAGTGACTTCAGAAAAGGAGAAATGGAATGAAGAGCTCATTTCCCTTGCTATGGAGGAAGGAAAGCCGATTAACCCACGCCGTGCTTTGTTAGAGTTATCGAGAGCGCTTCCCGAAAATGCCATCGTAACTAGTGATATTGGCAACGTATCTTCAACAGCAAATGCTTACATGACTTTCACACAAAGCCGTAAGCATATTGCCGCATTAACCTTTGGTAATTGTGGGTTTGCTTACCCTGCTGCCATCGGTGCAAAAATAGCTGAACCAGATTGTCCTGTTGTGGCGATTGTCGGTGATGGGGCATGGGGCATGAGCTTACATGAAGTGAGTACAGCTGTTGAACAAAATATCCCGGTTGTGGCTTGTGTTTTCAATAATGGTGCTTGGTCTGCTGAGAAGAAGAACCAGGTGGACTTTTACAATAACCGGTTTGTTGGGTCTGATATTGAAGGGCCGGATTTTGCAGAGGTAGCTAAATCTATGGGAGCCAATGGTATTCGTGTAGAACGACCAAAAGATTTAAATCAAGCATTTGAAACTGCGCTTGCCTCGGATAAACCAACTGTTTTAAACATTCATGTTGATGGTACACAATTGGCCCCGCCTTTTAGAAAAGATGCATTGAACAAACCAGAACGCTTATTAGATAAATACTCTCACTTAGACCATAGAAATTGGTAG
- a CDS encoding MFS transporter, translated as MNTNDKMLKRVVGSSLIGATIEWYDFFLYGVVAGIVLNELYFPSGDPLVSTLLAYVTFAVGFVVRPLGGIIFGHFGDKVGRKSMLIITLTIMGLVRR; from the coding sequence ATGAACACTAATGATAAAATGCTTAAACGTGTCGTGGGTTCAAGCTTAATTGGTGCGACTATTGAATGGTATGATTTCTTTCTGTATGGTGTTGTAGCTGGTATCGTGTTAAATGAGTTGTATTTTCCTTCAGGGGATCCTTTAGTTTCTACACTTCTTGCCTACGTAACCTTCGCGGTTGGCTTTGTTGTTCGACCATTAGGCGGGATCATCTTTGGTCATTTTGGAGACAAAGTTGGCCGTAAAAGCATGCTTATCATCACGTTAACAATTATGGGGTTAGTACGGCGTTAA